In Rosa chinensis cultivar Old Blush chromosome 1, RchiOBHm-V2, whole genome shotgun sequence, a genomic segment contains:
- the LOC112174122 gene encoding protein VAPYRIN, whose amino-acid sequence MENSKLVQVSEQEVRIDFTLNQKCRANVRLTSLSSTCPVAFKVQTSSPHKFLVKPPTGLIPPLSFATFQVVLKPQSHLPASFPRSPADRFLIKTAEFFPSSAGNSDSLDSWFRGAHTRDLKLKVAFVGPVLLRHAVHCGDCEAVRNIIRRQRTILAELTPGEAESLLRVATELAEPERMINLLLEAGLRIEAGLRLDQVDEELVRNGMDELRVAEASDRFASVLGLRDSGPSTAEDPRITKGHGHRPRVATDSDKLELGEQMLMAARIGDLKDVELLFLEGADISYCDQYGLTALHAAAIKGHKEVVLMLVEFGLDLESRDSEGHAPLHLAVVGGNLETVEMLIQNGANVNAKSKSGATPLYMATAMGYDDITEFLISRGG is encoded by the exons ATGGAGAATTCGAAACTGGTCCAAGTCTCGGAGCAAGAGGTCCGAATCGACTTCACCTTAAACCAAAAATGCCGCGCCAACGTCCGCCTGACCTCCCTGAGCTCCACGTGCCCGGTCGCCTTCAAGGTCCAGACCTCCTCCCCTCACAAGTTCCTCGTCAAGCCCCCCACCGGCCTCATCCCTCCCTTATCCTTCGCCACCTTCCAGGTCGTCCTCAAGCCCCAGTCCCACCTCCCCGCCTCCTTCCCCCGCTCCCCCGCCGACCGCTTCCTCATCAAGACCGCCGAGTTCTTCCCCTCCTCCGCCGGCAACTCCGACTCCCTCGACTCCTGGTTCAGAGGGGCCCACACTCGCGACCTCAAGCTCAAGGTCGCCTTCGTGGGCCCAGTTCTTCTGCGGCACGCCGTGCACTGCGGGGATTGCGAGGCGGTCAGGAATATAATCAGGCGGCAGAGGACGATTCTGGCGGAGCTGACGCCAGGGGAGGCCGAGTCGCTGCTCCGAGTCGCGACCGAGTTGGCCGAGCCGGAGAGGATGATTAATTTGCTGCTTGAGGCCGGGTTGAGGATCGAGGCGGGTCTGAGGTTGGATCAGGTGGATGAGGAATTGGTGCGGAACGGGATGGATGAGCTACGCGTGGCGGAGGCTTCTGATCGGTTTGCTAGTGTTCTGGGTTTGAGGGATTCGGGACCGTCGACAGCAGAAGACCCCAGGATAACTAAAGGTCATGGCCATCGTCCACGAGTTGCTACTGATAGTGAT AAGCTAGAATTGGGGGAACAAATGTTGATGGCAGCGCGAATCGGGGATTTGAAAGATGTGGAACTGTTGTTTCTTGAAGGAGCAGACATTAGCTACTGTGATCAATATGGCTTGACAGCTCTTCATGCAGCAGCCATTAAAGGGCACAAGGAGGTTGTTCTGATGCTGGTCGAATTTGGGCTAGACTTGGAATCCAGAGACAGTGAAGGCCATGCGCCGCTGCATTTGGCGGTTGTGGGGGGCAACTTGGAGACGGTTGAGATGTTGATACAGAATGGGGCAAATGTGAATGCCAAGAGCAAGAGTGGGGCTACTCCTTTGTACATGGCCACAGCTATGGGGTATGATGATATCACTGAGTTTCTTATCAGCAGAGGAGGCTGA
- the LOC112171174 gene encoding uncharacterized protein At3g28850 — translation MAMFSSSWLKLPSKVNQPAPAPRSCKSISCSSFRDIQKDQNLCKSQPETEVLSPRSASILQRIKMSTTVLLRLWARGVEGPSGCKVRNGDQRVVIYYTSLRVVRRTFEDCRVVRSILGGFRVPIDERDLSMDSKFVQELEEVTGSKDLNLPMVFVSGDYIGGAEEVRQLHESGELKTMLQGLPVVESKTCDVCGGLRFILCQTCNGSHKLYRQKDGFCPCMDCNMNGMITCPSCSTAGQ, via the coding sequence ATGGCCATGTTCTCATCCTCATGGTTGAAATTACCGAGCAAGGTGAACCAACCCGCGCCAGCACCGCGTTCTTGCAAAAGTATTTCTTGCTCATCCTTCAGAGACATCCAAAAGGACCAAAACCTCTGCAAATCTCAACCCGAAACCGAGGTCCTGAGCCCGAGGAGTGCCTCCATTTTGCAGCGTATCAAGATGTCCACCACGGTCCTCCTGCGCCTATGGGCTCGCGGCGTAGAGGGCCCAAGTGGCTGCAAAGTGCGCAACGGAGACCAACGTGTAGTGATTTACTACACGAGTCTCCGTGTGGTGCGGAGGACCTTTGAGGATTGCAGGGTGGTCAGATCGATCCTCGGAGGGTTTCGGGTCCCCATTGACGAGCGAGATCTGTCAATGGACTCCAAGTTTGTGCAGGAGCTGGAGGAGGTCACTGGGAGCAAGGACTTGAACTTGCCCATGGTTTTCGTCAGCGGAGACTACATTGGTGGAGCCGAGGAGGTGAGGCAGCTCCATGAAAGTGGAGAGCTAAAGACAATGCTCCAAGGGCTCCCGGTGGTGGAGTCCAAAACTTGTGATGTATGCGGAGGGCTGAGATTTATTCTCTGCCAGACTTGCAACGGAAGCCACAAACTCTACAGACAGAAAGATGGGTTTTGCCCTTGTATGGACTGCAACATGAATGGCATGATTACGTGCCCTTCATGTTCAACTGCGGGACAGTAA